One Deltaproteobacteria bacterium genomic window carries:
- a CDS encoding HEAT repeat domain-containing protein, translating to MRVSTMLHRSTIPAGWLLILTLTLVATPAAAQISSKQVRDRYEKQTKGSTKLEDLIKKLDSPDPDVRLAGVKALGESKEKKAIPYLIQAAGDPDMRVQAKAVDILGNMRAEDATLVLVQQLFRSDTDPLMKQRILAALGKIGDARAAQPIVEYLRRDLDSPMRGTAIFALGEIGSPESLEPLTQLAQAETDPNLRRLAGEAAAKVRQHQAVLNSEVKEPGKTFLEPKEPPPQQGQQ from the coding sequence GTGAGAGTTTCCACAATGCTGCATCGCAGTACGATTCCCGCGGGATGGTTGTTGATCTTGACCCTCACGCTCGTGGCCACGCCAGCCGCCGCGCAGATTTCGTCGAAGCAGGTACGCGACCGCTACGAGAAGCAAACCAAGGGCAGCACCAAGCTCGAAGATCTGATCAAGAAACTCGACAGCCCCGACCCCGACGTCCGACTCGCGGGCGTGAAGGCTCTGGGCGAGAGCAAAGAGAAGAAGGCGATCCCCTACTTGATTCAAGCCGCCGGTGATCCCGACATGCGCGTGCAAGCCAAGGCGGTCGACATCCTTGGCAACATGCGCGCCGAGGATGCGACGTTGGTGCTGGTGCAACAGCTCTTCCGCAGCGACACCGATCCACTGATGAAGCAGCGCATCCTGGCTGCCCTCGGCAAGATCGGTGACGCGCGGGCGGCGCAGCCGATCGTCGAGTACCTGCGGCGCGATCTCGACTCACCGATGCGCGGCACGGCGATCTTCGCGCTCGGAGAAATCGGGTCGCCGGAGTCGCTCGAACCGCTGACCCAATTGGCGCAGGCAGAGACTGACCCGAACTTGCGCCGCCTCGCCGGCGAAGCCGCCGCCAAAGTGCGCCAGCACCAAGCCGTGCTCAACAGCGAAGTGAAGGAACCGGGCAAGACCTTCCTCGAACCCAAAGAGCCGCCGCCGCAGCAGGGACAGCAGTGA
- a CDS encoding hydantoinase B/oxoprolinase family protein, protein MPGDRTDAEEFWIDVGGTFTDCVARALDGTIRTHKLLSSGGYTGEVGAGSTRECIVDRQRRSDPAEFFVGYRLTVTPSADAPRDRSPAAQDDSPSRVVGFDCHSGTLRLDPPLAVAPMPGTRYELRSGEPAPITGIRWLMGKRLDDTIGRVIVKLGTTRGTNALLERQGAPVALVTTRGFADVLRIAEQNRPRLFDLHIRKPADLYREVIEVDERLDAAGTVLSAIDHSAVRAALADVRGRGIDALAVCLLHSYRNPIHEIAIDAIAREIGFTQISLSSRLSPLQKIVARGDTTVVDAYLTPIVRAYVAEIRARLPDNATLKLMTSAGGLIDAAQFVGKDSVLSGPAGGVVGQAFVARRAGFTHAIGFDMGGTSTDVSRFDGEYERRFEMEVNDPESDAGVRIVAPMLAIETVAAGGGSLCWFDGQKPVVGPRSAGADPGPACYGRGGPLAITDANLLLGRILPDHFAFPLDRAAVERRLDALIAAIEQATGQRYSRDALAAGFVTIANANMAAAIRKVSLARGYDVREYVLVSFGGAGAQHACAIARELGIRRVLLHPYAGVLSAFGIGMADVKRLSARDVSQAYGEETLAAIEPTFRATEDELRGAVRAEGVAADAITAARSLDLRYAGQSSEITVPRPNDDDYAAAFERRHRQRYGFMFAGRGIEIVAARVEVTGETPKPPDATRPVTPRRPQPSQMMRTFFDGAWHDTAVFERAALHAGDSIDGPAIVVEPISTIVVEPGWTAEVSERDNIVLTDSLVRVRPHPNPLREGEGADGRNVETPDAITLELFNNRFTAIAEQMGATLQRTSLSTNVKERLDFSCAIFTAAGELVVNAPHIPVHLGAMSDCVKALIDSFPDLRPGDVLVTNDPYRGGSHLPDVTVVTPVFDEAGRGLLFFTVSRAHHAEIGGIVPGSMPPFSRTLAEEGVVIRHFRLVQGERSSEAALRELLSSGPYPSRAVDENVADINAQAAANQTGVQQLLALVERYGLATVTAYMGHMQQLAEAKMRAALARLPPGVHGFTDQLDDGSPITVIITIRHGARGGEATVDFTGTGPVIDGNLNANVAIVKSAVLYCFRCLIDAALGEPADIPLNAGVLAPVSLIVPLGCLLNPPAHEDPARCAAVGGGNVETSQRVVDVIFGALGTVAASQGTMNNLTFGSNRFGYYETIGGGAGAGAGFDGADAIHTHMTNTRLTDPEVLEARYPVRLRRFAIRRNSGGAGCHRGGDGIVRKIEFLAPLEVSLLTGRRTSAPYGMAGGAPGARGRNRLRRADAADWQELGWAAQIHVEPGDVVLIETPGGGGYGRG, encoded by the coding sequence ATGCCGGGCGATCGCACAGACGCGGAGGAGTTTTGGATCGACGTTGGCGGCACGTTCACCGACTGCGTTGCGCGCGCACTCGACGGAACAATTCGCACGCACAAGCTGCTGAGCAGCGGCGGGTACACGGGCGAGGTGGGGGCGGGGTCGACGCGCGAGTGCATCGTTGACCGGCAACGACGCAGCGATCCGGCGGAGTTCTTCGTTGGCTATCGGCTGACGGTGACGCCGTCGGCCGATGCGCCGAGAGATCGTTCGCCTGCGGCTCAGGATGACAGTCCCTCACGCGTTGTCGGCTTTGATTGCCACAGCGGAACGCTACGCCTCGATCCGCCGCTCGCGGTCGCGCCGATGCCGGGCACGCGCTACGAGTTGCGCTCGGGCGAGCCGGCGCCGATCACCGGCATTCGCTGGTTGATGGGCAAGCGGCTCGACGACACAATCGGCCGCGTCATCGTCAAGCTCGGCACGACGCGTGGCACCAACGCGTTGCTCGAACGGCAGGGGGCGCCGGTGGCATTGGTGACGACGCGCGGCTTTGCTGACGTACTCCGGATCGCCGAACAGAACCGGCCGCGTCTCTTCGACCTGCACATCCGCAAACCGGCCGATCTCTACCGCGAGGTAATTGAAGTCGATGAACGTCTCGACGCGGCCGGCACGGTGCTCAGCGCGATCGATCACTCTGCCGTGCGCGCCGCGCTGGCCGACGTGCGAGGGCGCGGGATCGATGCTCTCGCGGTCTGCCTGCTGCACTCGTATCGCAATCCGATCCACGAAATCGCGATCGATGCGATCGCGCGTGAGATCGGCTTCACGCAGATCTCGCTGTCATCACGGCTGTCGCCGCTGCAGAAGATCGTGGCTCGCGGCGACACCACTGTGGTCGATGCCTACCTCACCCCAATTGTCCGCGCGTATGTCGCTGAGATTCGCGCCAGGCTGCCCGACAACGCGACGCTGAAACTGATGACGAGCGCCGGTGGCTTGATCGACGCGGCGCAGTTCGTCGGCAAGGACAGCGTTCTGTCGGGGCCGGCCGGCGGTGTCGTCGGCCAAGCCTTCGTTGCTCGGCGGGCGGGGTTCACGCACGCCATCGGCTTCGACATGGGGGGCACGAGCACCGATGTCAGCCGCTTCGATGGCGAGTACGAGCGGCGCTTCGAAATGGAAGTGAACGATCCCGAGTCGGACGCGGGGGTGCGCATCGTTGCGCCGATGCTGGCAATCGAAACAGTCGCCGCGGGCGGCGGCTCGCTGTGTTGGTTCGACGGCCAGAAGCCGGTCGTCGGCCCGCGCAGCGCCGGCGCTGATCCCGGTCCGGCGTGCTACGGGCGTGGCGGGCCGCTGGCGATCACCGACGCGAATCTTCTTCTCGGCCGGATTCTTCCCGATCACTTCGCGTTTCCGCTTGATCGCGCGGCCGTCGAACGGCGCCTCGACGCATTGATCGCCGCGATCGAGCAGGCCACCGGTCAGCGCTACAGCCGCGACGCCCTCGCTGCCGGCTTCGTCACGATTGCCAACGCCAACATGGCGGCGGCGATTCGCAAAGTCTCACTGGCGCGCGGCTACGACGTGCGCGAGTACGTGCTGGTCAGTTTCGGCGGTGCGGGCGCACAACACGCCTGCGCCATCGCGCGCGAGTTGGGCATCCGGCGCGTGCTGCTGCACCCGTACGCGGGCGTGCTGAGCGCGTTCGGCATCGGCATGGCGGATGTGAAGCGGCTCTCCGCGCGCGATGTGAGTCAGGCGTACGGTGAAGAGACCCTTGCCGCTATCGAGCCGACGTTTCGTGCAACAGAAGACGAGCTGCGTGGGGCGGTGCGCGCCGAAGGCGTCGCCGCCGACGCGATCACCGCGGCTCGCTCGCTCGATCTGCGTTACGCCGGGCAGAGCAGCGAGATCACGGTACCGCGGCCGAATGATGACGACTACGCGGCAGCGTTCGAGCGGCGGCACCGGCAGCGCTACGGCTTCATGTTTGCGGGGCGTGGCATCGAGATCGTCGCCGCGCGCGTCGAGGTCACCGGCGAAACGCCGAAGCCGCCGGATGCAACGCGTCCGGTCACGCCGCGCCGCCCGCAACCGTCGCAGATGATGCGCACGTTCTTCGATGGCGCGTGGCACGACACGGCGGTGTTCGAGCGCGCCGCATTGCACGCCGGCGACTCCATCGATGGCCCGGCCATCGTCGTCGAGCCGATCAGCACTATCGTCGTTGAGCCGGGTTGGACGGCGGAGGTCAGTGAGCGTGATAACATCGTCCTCACCGACAGTCTCGTCCGCGTGCGCCCTCACCCCAACCCTCTCCGAGAGGGAGAGGGAGCAGACGGCCGGAACGTCGAGACACCCGACGCGATCACGCTTGAACTGTTCAACAACCGATTCACCGCGATCGCTGAACAGATGGGCGCGACGCTGCAGCGCACGTCGCTCTCGACCAACGTCAAGGAGCGACTGGATTTCTCCTGCGCGATTTTCACTGCGGCCGGCGAACTGGTGGTCAACGCCCCGCACATCCCCGTTCACTTAGGCGCAATGAGCGACTGCGTGAAGGCGCTCATCGACAGCTTCCCCGACCTGCGGCCGGGCGACGTGCTGGTTACCAATGACCCGTATCGTGGCGGCAGTCACTTGCCTGACGTGACCGTCGTCACGCCGGTGTTCGACGAGGCGGGGCGCGGTCTGCTGTTCTTCACCGTGAGTCGTGCACACCATGCGGAGATTGGCGGCATCGTGCCGGGATCGATGCCGCCATTCTCGCGCACGCTGGCGGAGGAGGGCGTGGTCATCCGCCACTTCCGGCTGGTGCAGGGCGAGCGCTCCAGCGAAGCGGCGCTCCGTGAGTTGCTCAGCTCCGGGCCGTACCCATCACGCGCGGTGGATGAGAACGTCGCCGACATCAATGCACAGGCCGCGGCGAATCAGACCGGGGTGCAGCAACTCCTCGCGCTGGTCGAGCGCTACGGACTCGCGACCGTGACCGCGTACATGGGGCACATGCAGCAGCTCGCCGAGGCGAAGATGCGCGCGGCGTTGGCTCGACTGCCGCCTGGGGTGCACGGTTTCACTGATCAACTCGACGACGGCTCGCCGATTACGGTCATCATTACGATTCGCCACGGCGCGCGCGGCGGCGAGGCGACTGTGGACTTTACAGGCACCGGACCCGTGATCGACGGCAACCTCAACGCCAACGTCGCGATAGTGAAGAGCGCCGTGCTGTATTGCTTTCGTTGCCTGATTGATGCGGCGCTCGGTGAACCCGCGGATATTCCGCTGAACGCCGGAGTGCTCGCGCCGGTGTCGCTGATCGTGCCGTTGGGCTGTCTGCTCAATCCGCCGGCGCATGAAGATCCGGCGCGCTGCGCCGCGGTCGGCGGCGGCAACGTCGAGACCAGTCAGCGCGTGGTCGATGTAATCTTCGGCGCGCTCGGTACCGTGGCGGCGAGTCAAGGGACGATGAACAATCTGACTTTTGGATCCAACCGATTCGGTTACTACGAGACCATTGGTGGCGGAGCGGGCGCGGGTGCCGGCTTCGACGGTGCCGACGCGATCCACACCCACATGACCAATACGCGGCTGACCGACCCGGAGGTGTTGGAAGCCCGTTATCCGGTGCGGCTGCGCCGTTTCGCGATCCGGCGGAACTCGGGTGGTGCGGGGTGTCATCGCGGCGGCGACGGCATCGTGCGCAAGATCGAATTCCTCGCGCCGCTGGAAGTGTCGCTGCTCACCGGCCGGCGAACATCCGCGCCGTACGGCATGGCAGGCGGCGCGCCCGGTGCACGCGGCCGCAATCGTCTGCGCCGTGCGGACGCAGCGGATTGGCAAGAGCTAGGCTGGGCCGCGCAGATCCACGTCGAGCCTGGTGATGTCGTGTTGATCGAAACCCCTGGCGGTGGTGGGTACGGACGGGGGTGA
- a CDS encoding response regulator has product MSCLSCGQDNPSDAAFCGECGNDLTAVPVCGGCGRSNVRGARFCHGCGAAVTAPAPRPAAEETESETAALVRRVAALETDLTDVAAEVAGLNSLKEQLQDALDGLRRRAGAAKPAQPAPSAEPGVPSRAEPPPPPRLVAVSPDPAPHVVAAPNTNGERLTILHVEDQPPLQDVVRAVVEKFNYARYSVVREPLNGTSGGRRLLAINLLAQSADPLATLANSTAWGIENPWALAYCADGARGLILGMVDFFPPPFEPNLCVTRLLERPSASQRLLVVSDALDLTTELRSILTRLGCATSVAFDGKQALGLVPMVRPDVILVDLNLPKGDAFRVISRVRADPANVAVTFALMWQSTLNLVEFRQQVMRAAREFPFSGDDLRRAVGREFGPGGAAYFNPNAKAA; this is encoded by the coding sequence ATGAGTTGCCTGTCCTGTGGCCAAGACAATCCATCCGATGCCGCCTTCTGCGGTGAGTGCGGCAACGACCTCACCGCCGTGCCGGTTTGCGGTGGTTGCGGCCGATCGAATGTACGAGGCGCCCGTTTCTGCCACGGCTGCGGCGCTGCGGTGACCGCACCGGCTCCGCGCCCTGCCGCCGAGGAAACGGAATCGGAAACGGCAGCTCTCGTGCGCCGAGTGGCGGCGTTGGAGACCGACCTGACCGATGTCGCGGCGGAAGTCGCCGGGCTCAATTCGCTCAAGGAGCAGTTGCAGGACGCGCTCGATGGCTTGCGTCGGCGCGCGGGCGCGGCCAAGCCAGCTCAACCGGCGCCGAGCGCGGAGCCGGGTGTCCCCTCCCGCGCCGAACCGCCCCCGCCGCCTCGCTTGGTCGCCGTATCTCCTGACCCCGCGCCGCACGTCGTCGCGGCACCAAACACGAACGGCGAGCGTCTCACGATCTTGCACGTCGAGGACCAGCCGCCCTTGCAGGATGTTGTGCGTGCCGTGGTCGAGAAGTTCAACTACGCGCGCTACAGCGTGGTGCGCGAGCCGCTCAATGGGACTTCCGGCGGCCGGCGTCTGCTGGCGATCAACCTACTCGCTCAAAGCGCAGACCCACTGGCGACGCTCGCAAACTCGACGGCCTGGGGCATCGAGAATCCGTGGGCGCTGGCGTACTGCGCAGACGGCGCGCGCGGTTTGATACTCGGCATGGTGGATTTCTTCCCACCGCCCTTTGAACCCAATCTGTGCGTGACGCGGTTGCTCGAACGCCCGAGCGCGTCGCAGCGACTGCTGGTGGTGAGTGACGCGCTCGATCTCACGACCGAACTGCGCAGCATTCTGACGCGTCTCGGCTGTGCAACTTCCGTAGCGTTCGACGGCAAGCAGGCTCTCGGTCTCGTGCCGATGGTGCGGCCCGATGTGATTTTAGTCGACCTCAATCTCCCCAAAGGCGACGCGTTCCGCGTGATCAGTCGCGTCCGCGCCGATCCCGCCAACGTCGCCGTGACATTCGCGCTGATGTGGCAGAGCACGCTCAACCTGGTTGAGTTCCGGCAGCAAGTCATGCGCGCGGCGCGCGAGTTTCCGTTCTCCGGCGACGACCTGCGCCGCGCGGTGGGCCGCGAGTTCGGTCCCGGCGGCGCGGCGTACTTCAACCCCAACGCGAAGGCCGCGTAA
- a CDS encoding fatty acid cis/trans isomerase has protein sequence MATNVSYEQVQPILERRCVVCHGCYDAPCQLLLSSPTGVERGASKDVVYQTERLTAMQPTRLFIDAQTTAQWRERSFFSVLGSADARDSASLMRLMLELGRAHAFTPGQKLPDSVPLDIDRALSCPRATEFGTYVQQHPRGGMPYGMARLSDAELGALGALASVGGLPAPVARPLPAAAMAQVARWEAFLNGDSLKQRVAARYLYEHWFVAHLYFDDLPTGPFFRVVRSTTPPGDPLNEIASVRPYDAPGAARFWYRLRPIDETIVHKTHIVYPLSDARMRRLSALFLDSDWQPTRFPSYEPAEASNPFISFDEMPARSRYQFLLDDAQYFVMTFIRGPVCRGQVAVDVIEDHFFVSFLDPDHDLSVVDASFLEQTKPYLNLPAEHLSHLVPGEFWIQYNYEQRRYLDIRARYYAAADPKRLGPTLGFIWNGDGHNPNAQLTVFRHFDNATVVRGFLGAIPKTAWVMDFPIFERVYYDLVAGYDVFGNVSHQIGTRLYMDHLRMQAENLFLTFLPANRREALRASWYVGATDSLDYKRADRLHDTTRGTQIRFTSRDVKAEFLDMIVARNAAVSGPPDLLNRCGKPPCDRPGASTVEKRAERALQPLTGVHGAWVAELPEVAFLRVRSGHGDGQDAINNDAIYTLVHNRAHDNVAFMFDEKERLEPADDTLTVARGYLGSYPNFVFDVEVAQIDAFTQALAAVQNAAGFETLVERWGVRRTSPNLWATIDWMHADFRRREPTEFGLFDINRYKNL, from the coding sequence ATGGCAACGAACGTCTCATACGAACAGGTGCAGCCCATCCTCGAACGGCGCTGCGTGGTCTGTCATGGCTGCTACGACGCGCCCTGCCAGTTGCTGCTCTCCTCACCCACAGGGGTCGAGCGTGGCGCGAGCAAGGACGTCGTCTATCAAACGGAGCGCCTGACGGCGATGCAGCCTACGCGCCTGTTCATCGACGCACAGACCACGGCGCAGTGGCGCGAGCGCAGCTTCTTCTCGGTGTTGGGCAGCGCCGACGCACGGGATTCCGCGTCGCTGATGCGTCTGATGCTGGAGCTCGGGCGAGCGCACGCGTTTACTCCCGGCCAGAAGTTACCCGATTCGGTGCCGCTCGACATTGATCGCGCGCTCTCCTGCCCGCGAGCCACGGAGTTCGGCACGTACGTGCAGCAGCACCCGCGTGGCGGCATGCCCTACGGCATGGCTCGGCTGAGCGACGCGGAACTGGGCGCGCTGGGCGCGTTGGCCAGCGTCGGCGGCCTGCCCGCGCCCGTTGCGCGGCCGTTGCCGGCGGCGGCGATGGCGCAGGTCGCGCGTTGGGAAGCGTTCTTGAACGGAGACTCGCTCAAGCAACGCGTCGCGGCTCGCTATCTCTACGAGCACTGGTTCGTCGCCCACCTCTACTTCGACGATCTACCGACGGGGCCGTTCTTTCGCGTCGTGCGCTCCACCACGCCGCCCGGAGATCCGCTGAACGAGATCGCGAGCGTGCGGCCCTACGATGCGCCCGGCGCGGCGCGTTTCTGGTACCGCCTGCGCCCGATCGACGAGACGATCGTCCACAAGACCCACATCGTCTATCCGCTGAGCGATGCGCGGATGCGGCGGCTCTCCGCGCTCTTTCTCGACTCGGATTGGCAGCCGACGCGCTTTCCGAGTTATGAGCCTGCCGAGGCCTCCAATCCGTTCATCAGCTTCGACGAGATGCCGGCGCGTTCGCGCTACCAGTTCCTGCTCGATGACGCGCAGTACTTCGTCATGACGTTCATCCGCGGGCCGGTGTGCCGAGGGCAGGTAGCGGTCGATGTGATCGAGGACCATTTCTTCGTCTCCTTTCTCGATCCCGATCATGACCTGTCCGTCGTCGATGCGAGCTTCCTCGAACAGACCAAGCCGTATCTGAACCTTCCCGCCGAGCATCTGAGCCACCTCGTCCCCGGCGAGTTTTGGATTCAATACAACTACGAGCAACGCCGCTACCTCGACATTCGCGCGCGCTACTACGCCGCGGCGGATCCCAAGCGCCTGGGCCCCACGCTTGGCTTCATCTGGAACGGCGACGGTCACAATCCCAACGCGCAACTCACCGTCTTCCGGCACTTCGACAACGCCACCGTCGTGCGCGGATTCCTCGGCGCGATTCCAAAGACCGCGTGGGTGATGGACTTCCCCATCTTCGAGCGCGTCTACTACGACCTGGTGGCGGGCTACGACGTCTTCGGCAACGTGAGCCACCAGATCGGAACCCGTCTCTACATGGATCACCTACGCATGCAGGCGGAGAATCTCTTCTTGACGTTTCTGCCGGCGAATCGCCGTGAAGCGCTGCGTGCCTCGTGGTACGTCGGCGCGACGGACTCGCTTGACTACAAACGCGCCGATCGTCTCCACGACACCACGCGCGGGACGCAGATCCGGTTCACCTCGCGCGATGTGAAGGCGGAGTTTCTCGACATGATCGTGGCGCGCAATGCTGCGGTGTCGGGGCCGCCGGATCTCCTCAATCGCTGCGGCAAGCCGCCGTGCGACCGTCCCGGGGCTTCCACCGTCGAGAAACGCGCCGAGCGCGCGCTGCAACCGCTCACGGGCGTGCACGGTGCCTGGGTCGCCGAGCTGCCAGAGGTGGCCTTCCTGCGAGTGCGCTCCGGGCACGGTGATGGCCAAGATGCCATCAACAATGATGCGATCTACACGTTGGTGCACAATCGAGCGCACGACAACGTGGCGTTCATGTTCGACGAGAAGGAGCGGCTCGAACCGGCCGATGACACGCTCACCGTGGCGCGTGGATATCTCGGCAGCTACCCGAACTTCGTCTTCGACGTCGAGGTCGCGCAAATCGATGCATTCACGCAAGCGCTCGCCGCGGTTCAGAACGCTGCTGGCTTTGAGACGCTCGTCGAGCGCTGGGGCGTGCGTCGCACCAGTCCCAATCTATGGGCGACGATCGACTGGATGCACGCCGACTTCCGCCGCCGCGAGCCGACCGAGTTCGGCCTCTTCGATATCAACCGCTACAAGAACCTGTAG
- a CDS encoding thioredoxin domain-containing protein, with the protein MCLLAVLTLPVRVWGDTLPGAPPFPTELKIQLQQALTAKGPSYKPRTRHLTADGAPKYTNRLILESSPYLIQHAHNPVNWYPWGDEAFDTARREGKPVLLSVGYSTCHWCHVMEEESFENEEIARYLNEHYIAIKVDREQRPDIDGIYMAAVQTLTGGGGWPMTVWLTPDRQPFYGGTYFPPRDGERGAGRGFLPLLQQLNDLYHQQPDKVAAAAGQITAAIALSAVPSPGSALPTAAVLRDAFAYFQRTFDATNGGFGGAPKFPRPVELDFLLRYHRRSGDAAALNMVVTTLDVMGAGGIYDHIGGGFHRYATDARWRVPHFEKMLYDNALLVRVYLDAYQVTGREDFARIARETLCYVEREMTAPGGGFYSASDADSEGEEGKYFAWTPTQIEAVLGPTRARLITAYYDVTAAGNFHGATILHTPRPLAEVAASLQIDPQAAATQLDAARADLYQARLKRVPPHTDTKVLAAWNGLMIGAFARAAQVLGEPAYARVAQLAADFVLTSLRDGERLRRSVNDGVATGDGYLDDYAFVAAGLLDLYEATFEPKRLEQAIALQGQLEQRFLDHDGGGFFLTGVDHESLLARTKPAYDGAEPAGNSMAVLNLMRLAEFTTAARDRALAEQSLRAFAGVLQRGPASLPLMLGAVDFQLDHAKEIVIVVPSGHDVGALRAPLRRTYVPNRALTIVTEGVEPDAQRALIPWVAQKTAIKGMPTAYVCEHYVCALPTVDPEVFARQLAQVTPFPSDLVVPANTPHSP; encoded by the coding sequence ATGTGTTTGCTGGCGGTGCTCACGCTGCCCGTTCGCGTTTGGGGCGATACTCTCCCTGGTGCGCCGCCGTTTCCAACCGAGTTGAAGATACAACTGCAGCAGGCGTTGACCGCGAAGGGCCCGAGCTACAAGCCGCGCACGCGTCATCTCACCGCCGACGGCGCGCCGAAGTATACCAACCGGCTCATTCTCGAAAGCAGCCCGTACCTGATTCAACACGCGCACAACCCGGTGAACTGGTACCCGTGGGGTGACGAAGCGTTCGATACCGCACGGCGCGAGGGCAAGCCGGTGCTGCTCAGCGTCGGCTACTCGACCTGTCACTGGTGCCATGTGATGGAAGAGGAATCGTTCGAGAACGAGGAAATCGCCCGCTACCTCAACGAGCACTACATCGCGATCAAAGTGGATCGCGAGCAACGCCCCGACATCGATGGCATCTACATGGCCGCCGTGCAGACGCTCACCGGTGGCGGCGGTTGGCCGATGACTGTGTGGCTGACGCCGGATCGTCAGCCGTTCTACGGAGGAACGTATTTCCCGCCGCGCGACGGTGAGCGCGGCGCTGGACGCGGGTTTCTCCCGCTGCTGCAACAGCTCAACGATCTCTATCACCAGCAGCCGGACAAGGTCGCCGCAGCGGCTGGTCAGATCACCGCCGCGATTGCGCTCAGCGCGGTGCCGTCACCGGGCAGCGCTCTGCCCACCGCGGCGGTGCTGCGCGATGCGTTCGCGTACTTTCAGCGCACGTTCGATGCGACCAACGGCGGGTTCGGCGGCGCGCCGAAGTTTCCGCGTCCGGTCGAGTTGGATTTCCTGCTGCGCTACCACCGCCGCAGCGGCGACGCGGCCGCGCTGAACATGGTCGTCACAACGCTAGACGTTATGGGCGCCGGCGGCATCTACGATCACATCGGCGGCGGCTTCCATCGCTACGCCACCGACGCGCGCTGGCGCGTGCCGCACTTCGAGAAGATGCTGTACGACAACGCGCTGCTGGTGCGCGTGTACCTCGACGCGTACCAAGTCACCGGTCGAGAGGACTTCGCGCGCATCGCCCGCGAAACCTTGTGCTATGTCGAGCGCGAGATGACCGCGCCGGGCGGCGGCTTCTATTCCGCATCCGATGCCGACAGCGAGGGCGAAGAAGGCAAGTACTTCGCCTGGACGCCGACACAGATCGAGGCGGTGCTGGGTCCAACGCGCGCACGCTTGATCACCGCGTACTACGATGTCACCGCGGCCGGAAACTTCCACGGCGCGACCATCCTCCACACGCCTCGCCCGCTCGCTGAAGTTGCCGCGAGTCTTCAGATCGATCCGCAGGCGGCCGCAACCCAGCTCGACGCGGCGCGCGCCGATCTCTACCAAGCCCGTTTGAAGCGTGTGCCGCCGCACACCGACACCAAGGTGCTGGCCGCGTGGAACGGGCTGATGATCGGCGCCTTCGCCCGCGCCGCGCAGGTGCTCGGCGAGCCCGCCTATGCGCGCGTGGCGCAACTGGCGGCGGACTTCGTGCTCACATCCCTCCGCGACGGTGAACGCTTGCGCCGCAGCGTCAACGACGGCGTGGCCACCGGCGACGGCTATCTCGACGACTACGCGTTCGTCGCGGCCGGTTTGCTCGATCTCTACGAAGCGACCTTCGAGCCCAAGCGGCTGGAGCAGGCGATCGCTCTGCAGGGACAACTGGAGCAGCGGTTTCTCGATCATGACGGCGGCGGATTTTTTCTCACTGGTGTCGATCACGAGTCGCTGCTGGCGCGCACCAAACCCGCCTACGACGGCGCCGAACCGGCGGGCAACTCGATGGCAGTGCTGAATCTGATGCGGCTCGCCGAGTTCACCACCGCTGCGCGTGATCGCGCGCTTGCCGAGCAGAGTCTGCGCGCCTTCGCTGGTGTGCTGCAGCGCGGTCCCGCATCGCTGCCGTTGATGCTCGGTGCGGTCGACTTCCAACTCGACCACGCGAAAGAGATCGTCATCGTCGTACCATCCGGCCACGACGTCGGCGCGCTGCGCGCGCCGCTACGGCGCACCTACGTCCCGAATCGCGCGCTGACGATCGTGACGGAGGGCGTGGAGCCAGACGCGCAACGTGCGTTGATTCCGTGGGTGGCGCAAAAGACTGCCATCAAGGGCATGCCGACGGCATACGTCTGCGAGCACTATGTGTGCGCGTTGCCGACGGTTGATCCCGAAGTCTTCGCGCGCCAGCTCGCGCAAGTCACGCCGTTCCCAAGCGACCTCGTTGTCCCCGCCAATACGCCGCACAGCCCGTGA